A region from the Amycolatopsis camponoti genome encodes:
- a CDS encoding acyl-CoA dehydrogenase family protein, translating to MLDAARECAALAQTLAPVTEQRRALPAELVAKLTDAQLLRSGVPGYLGGPEAPPALSLETAETVARGDASAGWCVSIAVTSSLLSAYAPPKCAEEVFGDPKTVAAGVWAPRGTGRKTDGGYTVSGRWPFCSGIPHCDWLFAGFVHEKELYVAALPKAEIEVLDTWHTNGLRGTGSHDCVVDELFVPEHRVFSVMGGPPAEAVALHRFPLFGFFALSVAAAALGNARGAIDDLVALASTRKPLGSSRSLAERSQTQAAVAEAEAALRAARLLFYTSIDDAWQAAQGTDPVPDALKLGLRLAATHVTRTAAKVAESMYDLGGGAAIYETSPLQRRFRDAHTATAHFQVNPASFELSGKLLLGVPARTEQL from the coding sequence ATGCTGGACGCCGCCCGCGAGTGTGCCGCCCTCGCCCAGACGCTCGCGCCGGTCACCGAGCAGCGCCGCGCGTTGCCCGCGGAGCTCGTCGCGAAGCTGACCGACGCCCAGCTCCTGCGCAGCGGCGTCCCCGGCTACCTGGGCGGCCCGGAAGCGCCGCCCGCGCTCAGCCTCGAAACCGCGGAGACGGTCGCGCGCGGCGACGCTTCGGCCGGCTGGTGCGTCTCGATCGCCGTGACGAGCAGCCTGCTTTCCGCCTACGCCCCGCCGAAGTGCGCCGAAGAGGTCTTCGGGGACCCGAAGACGGTCGCCGCCGGTGTCTGGGCCCCGCGCGGCACCGGCCGCAAGACCGACGGTGGCTACACCGTCTCCGGGCGCTGGCCGTTCTGCAGCGGCATCCCGCACTGCGACTGGTTGTTCGCCGGGTTCGTGCACGAAAAGGAGCTGTACGTCGCCGCGTTGCCCAAGGCCGAGATCGAAGTGCTGGACACCTGGCACACGAACGGCCTGCGCGGCACCGGCAGCCACGACTGCGTGGTCGACGAGCTGTTCGTCCCCGAGCACCGCGTCTTCTCGGTGATGGGCGGGCCACCCGCGGAAGCCGTTGCGCTGCACCGCTTCCCGCTCTTCGGCTTCTTCGCGCTGTCGGTCGCGGCGGCCGCGCTGGGCAACGCGCGCGGCGCGATCGACGACCTCGTCGCCCTCGCCTCGACGCGCAAACCGCTCGGCTCCAGCCGGTCGCTGGCCGAGCGGTCGCAGACCCAGGCCGCCGTCGCGGAGGCCGAAGCCGCCCTGCGTGCGGCGCGGCTGCTCTTCTACACCAGCATCGACGACGCCTGGCAGGCCGCGCAGGGCACGGACCCGGTGCCGGACGCGCTCAAGCTGGGCCTGCGCCTGGCCGCCACCCACGTCACGCGCACTGCCGCGAAGGTCGCCGAAAGCATGTACGACCTGGGCGGCGGCGCGGCGATCTACGAAACTTCGCCGTTGCAGCGCCGCTTCCGCGACGCGCACACGGCGACCGCCCACTTCCAGGTCAACCCGGCCAGCTTCGAGCTGTCCGGCAAGCTGCTGCTGGGCGTCCCCGCCCGCACCGAACAGCTCTGA
- a CDS encoding NADP-dependent oxidoreductase gives MPVNAQYRLAARPAAGLPKDTDWQYTEEAVPAPGDGEFLVKVRYLSLDPAMRTWMNAGRSYVPPVGIGEVMRAAGIAEVVESRHPGFRAGQSVFGTFGVQDFAVSDGKGVTIVDTSLAPAPTFLGALGISGITAYFGLFDVGRPEPGQTVAVSAAAGSVGIVVGQLAKIHGCRVVGIAGGPGKCRMLVEEYGFDAAVDHRAGNVRADLKEHAPDGIDVFFDNVGGDVLEAALARLARGARIVLSGAVSQYNSTEGPRGPANYMQLLVRRASMTGFVFSDYAERYPEAIAALAGWLGEGKLKSREDVVEGGIAKFPETLLKLFRGENTGKLVLAL, from the coding sequence GTGCCCGTCAACGCCCAGTACCGCCTCGCCGCCCGCCCGGCCGCCGGGCTGCCGAAGGACACCGACTGGCAGTACACCGAGGAAGCCGTTCCGGCGCCCGGCGACGGCGAGTTCCTGGTCAAGGTCCGGTACCTGTCGCTCGACCCCGCGATGCGCACGTGGATGAACGCCGGCCGGTCCTACGTTCCGCCGGTCGGCATCGGCGAAGTCATGCGCGCGGCCGGGATCGCCGAGGTCGTCGAGTCACGCCACCCGGGCTTCCGCGCCGGGCAGAGCGTGTTCGGGACCTTCGGCGTCCAGGACTTCGCCGTCTCGGACGGCAAGGGCGTCACGATCGTCGACACGTCGCTCGCGCCGGCGCCGACGTTCCTCGGCGCGCTCGGGATCAGCGGGATCACCGCCTACTTCGGGCTGTTCGACGTCGGCCGGCCCGAGCCGGGCCAGACCGTCGCCGTCTCGGCCGCGGCCGGGTCCGTCGGGATCGTGGTGGGCCAGCTCGCCAAGATCCACGGCTGCCGTGTCGTCGGCATCGCGGGCGGGCCCGGAAAGTGCCGGATGCTGGTCGAGGAGTACGGCTTCGACGCCGCCGTCGACCACCGCGCCGGGAACGTCCGCGCCGACCTCAAGGAGCACGCGCCCGACGGCATCGACGTCTTCTTCGACAACGTCGGTGGCGACGTCCTCGAAGCGGCGCTGGCCCGGCTCGCGCGCGGCGCCCGGATCGTGCTCAGCGGCGCGGTTTCCCAGTACAACAGCACCGAAGGCCCGCGCGGCCCGGCCAACTACATGCAGCTGCTGGTGCGGCGCGCGTCGATGACCGGGTTCGTCTTCTCCGACTATGCCGAGCGTTACCCGGAGGCGATCGCCGCGCTGGCCGGCTGGCTGGGCGAGGGCAAGCTGAAGTCGCGTGAAGACGTCGTCGAAGGCGGGATCGCGAAGTTCCCGGAGACGCTGCTCAAGCTGTTCCGCGGCGAGAACACCGGCAAGCTGGTGCTGGCGCTGTGA
- a CDS encoding winged helix-turn-helix transcriptional regulator: protein MTDLTHRFTADSVGRALDLVGERWSLLILREAFFGVRRYGEFARNLSIPRPTLSARLKTLVEAGVLTRVEDVPDRPEYHLTQAGRDLFGAVVTLMQWGDKHLAGPEGPPILLRHKDCGEISETYVACGHCGGAVTTDKVTPEPGPGFR from the coding sequence GTGACCGACCTGACGCACCGCTTCACGGCGGACTCGGTCGGGCGGGCGCTCGACCTGGTCGGCGAGCGGTGGAGCCTGCTCATCCTGCGCGAGGCGTTCTTCGGCGTGCGGCGCTACGGCGAGTTCGCGCGCAACCTGTCGATCCCGCGCCCGACGCTGTCCGCCCGGCTCAAGACGCTCGTCGAGGCGGGTGTGCTGACGCGCGTCGAAGACGTGCCGGATCGTCCCGAGTACCACCTCACGCAGGCCGGGCGGGACCTCTTCGGCGCCGTCGTCACGCTGATGCAGTGGGGCGACAAGCACCTGGCCGGTCCGGAAGGCCCGCCGATCCTGTTGCGGCACAAGGACTGCGGCGAGATCTCGGAGACGTATGTCGCGTGTGGACACTGCGGCGGCGCGGTCACCACCGACAAGGTGACCCCGGAACCCGGCCCCGGGTTCCGCTAG
- a CDS encoding D-alanyl-D-alanine carboxypeptidase family protein produces the protein MHSAVFRSLKVFTTTLAAALLALSTPVLAAAAPQQGQCANRQAPPAPVDTSERPAPGQQVPAALAVPAVPVGGPRMAECGLVTPDGALNPPDGNTAASWVVQDLDTGAVVAAKDPHARERPASLIKTLLALVVVTQLNPQQVLVATKEDAEQECTCVGLVAGGQYTVDQLLHGLLMHSGNDVAHAFATALGGVDAAVTKMNALAARIGAHDTRAATPSGLDGPGMSTSAYDLSLIFHYAMKQPEFAKVVSTKNFEIPATGGKPAIPIYNDNKLLGVYPGFLGGKTGFTDDARHTYVGAAQQKGKRLAVVMLRAEQKPTKVVDQAAKLLDYGFALEADRAVPVGRIDYQSPVATPDGSNPSSVADGGTGNSGTSSAASAAKEDPFGVTGWIITLVVFLIIVGGFVVGRRRTKAAN, from the coding sequence GTGCACTCCGCTGTCTTCCGGTCGCTCAAGGTCTTCACGACGACGCTCGCCGCCGCCCTCCTGGCCCTGAGCACCCCGGTCCTCGCGGCCGCGGCGCCGCAGCAGGGCCAGTGCGCGAACCGCCAGGCCCCGCCGGCCCCCGTCGACACGTCGGAGCGGCCCGCCCCCGGCCAGCAGGTCCCGGCCGCGCTGGCCGTGCCCGCCGTCCCGGTCGGCGGCCCGCGGATGGCCGAGTGCGGCCTGGTCACCCCGGACGGCGCGCTCAACCCGCCGGACGGCAACACCGCGGCGTCGTGGGTGGTGCAGGACCTCGACACCGGCGCGGTCGTCGCGGCGAAGGACCCGCACGCCCGGGAGCGGCCGGCGTCGCTGATCAAGACGCTGCTCGCCCTCGTCGTGGTCACCCAGCTGAACCCGCAGCAGGTGCTCGTCGCGACGAAGGAGGACGCCGAGCAGGAGTGCACCTGCGTCGGCCTCGTCGCCGGCGGCCAGTACACCGTCGACCAGCTGCTCCACGGCCTGCTGATGCACTCGGGCAACGACGTCGCGCACGCCTTCGCCACGGCGCTCGGCGGGGTCGACGCGGCGGTGACCAAGATGAACGCGCTGGCGGCCCGCATCGGCGCGCACGACACGCGCGCCGCGACGCCGTCGGGGCTCGACGGGCCGGGCATGTCGACCTCGGCCTACGACCTGAGCCTGATCTTCCACTACGCGATGAAGCAGCCGGAGTTCGCGAAGGTCGTCTCGACGAAGAACTTCGAGATCCCGGCGACCGGCGGCAAGCCGGCCATCCCGATCTACAACGACAACAAGCTGCTCGGTGTCTACCCCGGCTTCCTCGGCGGCAAGACCGGCTTCACCGACGACGCCCGCCACACCTACGTCGGCGCGGCGCAGCAGAAGGGCAAGCGGCTCGCGGTCGTCATGCTGCGCGCCGAGCAGAAGCCGACGAAGGTCGTCGACCAGGCGGCGAAGCTGCTCGACTACGGCTTCGCGCTGGAGGCCGACCGCGCGGTGCCGGTCGGCCGGATCGACTACCAGTCCCCGGTCGCCACGCCCGACGGCAGCAACCCGTCTTCGGTCGCCGACGGCGGCACCGGCAACAGCGGGACGTCCTCGGCCGCGTCGGCCGCCAAGGAGGACCCGTTCGGCGTCACCGGCTGGATCATCACGCTGGTGGTGTTCCTGATCATCGTCGGCGGGTTCGTGGTCGGGCGCCGGCGCACGAAGGCCGCGAACTAG
- a CDS encoding SCO4848 family membrane protein: MRISRGTSLFLLAFGVWSWIIWITFAKNLWASDQSWTPDGSPTAYFVVHAVLTVVSFVLGTIIGVLGWRAFRASRVAS; the protein is encoded by the coding sequence ATGCGGATTTCCCGAGGCACCTCGCTGTTCCTGCTGGCCTTCGGCGTGTGGTCGTGGATCATCTGGATCACCTTCGCCAAGAACCTGTGGGCCAGCGACCAGTCGTGGACCCCCGACGGCTCGCCGACCGCGTACTTCGTGGTGCACGCGGTGCTGACGGTCGTGTCGTTCGTGCTCGGGACGATCATCGGCGTGCTGGGCTGGCGCGCGTTCCGCGCGTCCCGGGTCGCCTCCTGA
- a CDS encoding S8 family peptidase, which yields MSRLRRMAAPLVLAVGGGLFAAAPAAEAAPVACDTTSTPYTYVVTYQPGTRASAVDKELAAKCGTKVAYYGEIGVAIASSRNADFQQKIGVYRAYSGGKDVASQGAAASARSLGAVRTLEDTRTTAAAGDLSAQQWDMKAIHAPEANKKYQGSRSVTVGVLDSGIDATHPALKAAVSPSESAGCITGAPDLTPASWAPTTSDHGTHVAGTIAGKDPAAGFTGIAPGVRLASVKVVNDDGYIFPESAVCGFVWAAKHGFPVTNNSYYIDPGMFFCSKEPGDAAAYEAVRRAIEFSTRHGVLNVSAAGNSGFDTTAQTTDPNRPHPVDSSCGILPKAIDGVVKVSSVGYAGTKSSFSNYGAIDVTAPGGDFSQLPPAGEGPSCPLSTTVFGGLYGSKCGTSMASPHAAGVAALIASRFRGLPPQLLARVLTGEADPVKCASAETECTGPAKNNSYYGHGLVNALDAVR from the coding sequence ATGTCCCGTTTACGCCGAATGGCGGCCCCGCTCGTGCTGGCCGTCGGGGGCGGCCTGTTCGCGGCGGCCCCGGCCGCGGAGGCCGCGCCGGTCGCCTGCGACACGACGAGCACGCCGTACACGTACGTCGTGACCTACCAGCCGGGCACGCGCGCTTCGGCGGTCGACAAGGAGCTGGCGGCCAAGTGCGGCACGAAGGTGGCGTACTACGGCGAGATCGGCGTCGCGATCGCCAGCTCGCGCAACGCGGACTTCCAGCAGAAGATCGGCGTCTACCGGGCGTATTCGGGCGGGAAGGACGTGGCTTCCCAGGGGGCCGCGGCTTCCGCCCGCTCGCTGGGTGCGGTGCGGACGCTGGAGGACACGCGGACCACCGCGGCCGCGGGTGACCTGTCGGCGCAGCAGTGGGACATGAAGGCGATCCACGCGCCCGAGGCGAACAAGAAGTACCAGGGCAGCCGCTCGGTGACGGTCGGCGTCCTGGACTCGGGCATCGACGCGACGCACCCGGCGCTCAAGGCGGCGGTTTCCCCGTCCGAGTCGGCGGGCTGCATCACGGGCGCGCCGGACCTGACGCCGGCATCGTGGGCGCCGACGACGTCCGACCACGGCACGCACGTGGCGGGCACGATCGCGGGCAAGGACCCGGCGGCGGGCTTCACGGGCATCGCACCGGGCGTGCGCCTGGCCTCGGTGAAGGTGGTCAACGACGACGGCTACATCTTCCCGGAGTCGGCGGTCTGCGGCTTCGTGTGGGCGGCGAAGCACGGCTTCCCGGTGACGAACAACAGCTACTACATCGACCCGGGCATGTTCTTCTGCTCGAAGGAGCCGGGCGACGCGGCGGCGTATGAAGCAGTGCGCCGCGCGATCGAGTTCTCGACGCGCCACGGGGTCCTGAACGTGTCGGCGGCGGGCAACTCGGGCTTCGACACGACGGCGCAGACGACGGACCCGAACCGCCCGCACCCGGTGGACTCGTCGTGCGGAATCCTCCCGAAGGCGATCGACGGCGTGGTGAAGGTGTCGTCGGTGGGGTACGCGGGCACGAAGTCGTCGTTCAGCAACTACGGAGCGATCGACGTGACGGCCCCGGGTGGGGACTTCTCGCAGTTGCCGCCGGCTGGTGAAGGGCCGTCGTGCCCGCTGTCGACGACGGTGTTCGGCGGGTTGTATGGCTCGAAGTGCGGGACGTCGATGGCCTCGCCGCACGCGGCGGGGGTTGCGGCGCTGATCGCGTCTCGTTTCCGCGGGCTTCCGCCGCAGCTGCTGGCTCGCGTTCTCACCGGCGAGGCGGACCCGGTGAAGTGCGCATCGGCGGAGACGGAGTGCACAGGGCCGGCGAAGAACAACTCGTACTACGGCCACGGCCTGGTCAACGCCCTGGACGCGGTGCGCTGA
- a CDS encoding succinate dehydrogenase iron-sulfur subunit, whose translation MTAIAEAPSASASDEHTPITVTLKILRFNPEVDQEPHWESYEVPAQRTDRLLNLLFYVKDYIDGTFSFRRSCAHGVCGSDAMQINGINRLACKVLMKDLLSPNGKPTTITIAPIKGLTTLKDLYVDMDPFFEAYRAIKPYLINYSPEPTRERLQSQADRDRFDDTTKCILCACCTSSCPVYWNDGSYFGPAAIVNAHRFIFDSRDEGAEERLDILNDGEGVWRCRTTFNCTDACPRGIQVTKAIQEVKRALLFKRV comes from the coding sequence ATGACTGCTATTGCTGAAGCTCCTTCGGCTTCTGCTTCCGATGAGCACACGCCGATCACGGTCACGCTGAAGATCCTCCGGTTCAACCCGGAGGTGGATCAGGAGCCGCACTGGGAGTCCTACGAGGTCCCGGCGCAGCGCACCGACCGCCTGCTCAATCTGCTGTTCTACGTCAAGGACTACATCGACGGCACGTTCTCGTTCCGCCGCTCGTGCGCCCACGGCGTGTGTGGTTCGGACGCGATGCAGATCAACGGCATCAACCGCCTGGCGTGCAAGGTCCTGATGAAGGACCTGCTGTCCCCGAACGGCAAGCCGACGACGATCACGATCGCCCCGATCAAGGGCCTGACGACGTTGAAGGACCTGTACGTCGACATGGACCCGTTCTTCGAGGCGTACCGGGCGATCAAGCCGTACCTGATCAACTACAGCCCCGAGCCCACCCGCGAGCGTCTCCAGTCCCAGGCGGACCGCGACCGGTTCGACGACACGACGAAGTGCATCCTGTGCGCGTGCTGCACGTCCTCGTGCCCGGTGTACTGGAACGACGGCTCGTACTTCGGCCCGGCGGCGATCGTGAACGCCCACCGGTTCATCTTCGACTCCCGTGACGAGGGAGCGGAGGAGCGCCTGGACATCCTCAACGACGGCGAGGGTGTCTGGCGCTGCCGCACGACGTTCAACTGCACGGACGCCTGCCCCCGAGGAATCCAGGTGACGAAGGCGATCCAGGAAGTGAAGCGCGCACTGTTGTTCAAGCGCGTCTGA
- the sdhA gene encoding succinate dehydrogenase flavoprotein subunit → MQFHKYDVVIVGAGGAGMRAAIESGQRARTAVLTKLYPTRSHTGAAQGGMCAALANVEEDNWEWHTFDTIKGGDYLVDQDAAEIMAKEAIDAVLDLEKMGLPFNRTPEGKIDQRRFGGHTRDHGKAAVRRACYAADRTGHMILQTLYQNCVKYGTEFFNEFYVLDLVTTPDENGNPVASGVVAYELATGELHVFQAKSIVMATGGAGKIFKTTSNAHTLTGDGLGIIFRKGLPLEDMEFFQFHPTGLAGLGILISEAVRGEGGILRNASGERFMERYAPTIKDLAPRDIVARSMVQEVLQGRGCGPNKDYVVLDVTHIPEETLNAKLPDIMEFSRTYLGVDPVKEPVPVFPTCHYVMGGIPTNIHGEALRDNENVIPGLYAAGEVACVSVHGSNRLGTNSLLDINVFGRRAGIAAAEYALAHEHVELPAEPTKLVEEQLAGLLSEHGDERVADIRKEMQQTMDSHASVYRTEDTLKQALTDVQALKARYQRITVADKGKRYNTDLLEAVELGFLLELAEVLVVGAIARKESRGGHAREDYPTRDDTNFMRHTMAYKQGAELASDIRLDYKPVTFTRYEPMERKY, encoded by the coding sequence ATGCAGTTCCACAAGTACGACGTGGTGATCGTCGGCGCCGGCGGCGCCGGGATGCGCGCGGCCATCGAGTCCGGCCAGCGGGCCCGCACCGCGGTCCTCACCAAGCTCTACCCGACCCGGTCCCACACCGGCGCGGCCCAGGGCGGCATGTGCGCCGCGCTGGCGAACGTCGAAGAGGACAACTGGGAGTGGCACACCTTCGACACGATCAAGGGCGGCGACTACCTGGTCGACCAGGACGCCGCCGAGATCATGGCGAAGGAGGCCATCGACGCGGTCCTCGACCTCGAGAAGATGGGCCTGCCGTTCAACCGCACGCCCGAGGGCAAGATCGACCAGCGCCGCTTCGGCGGGCACACGCGTGACCACGGCAAGGCCGCGGTCCGCCGCGCCTGCTACGCCGCGGACCGCACCGGCCACATGATCCTCCAGACGCTTTACCAAAACTGCGTCAAGTACGGCACGGAGTTCTTCAACGAGTTCTACGTGCTCGACCTCGTCACCACCCCGGACGAGAACGGCAACCCGGTCGCCTCCGGCGTCGTCGCCTACGAGCTGGCCACCGGCGAGCTGCACGTCTTCCAGGCGAAGTCGATCGTGATGGCCACCGGCGGGGCGGGCAAGATCTTCAAGACGACGTCGAACGCGCACACCCTCACCGGTGACGGTCTCGGCATCATCTTCCGCAAGGGCCTGCCGCTGGAGGACATGGAGTTCTTCCAGTTCCACCCGACCGGCCTCGCGGGCCTGGGCATTCTCATTTCCGAAGCCGTCCGCGGCGAGGGCGGGATCCTGCGCAACGCGTCCGGCGAGCGGTTCATGGAGCGCTACGCCCCCACCATCAAGGACCTCGCCCCGCGCGACATCGTGGCGCGCTCGATGGTGCAGGAAGTGCTGCAGGGCCGGGGTTGCGGGCCGAACAAGGACTACGTCGTCCTGGACGTCACGCACATCCCCGAGGAGACGCTGAACGCGAAGCTCCCGGACATCATGGAGTTCTCCCGGACCTACCTGGGCGTCGACCCGGTCAAGGAACCGGTGCCGGTGTTCCCGACCTGTCACTACGTGATGGGCGGCATCCCGACCAACATCCACGGCGAGGCGCTGCGGGACAACGAGAACGTCATCCCGGGTCTCTACGCGGCGGGCGAGGTCGCGTGCGTGTCCGTGCACGGCTCGAACCGCCTGGGCACGAACTCGCTGCTGGACATCAACGTGTTCGGCCGCCGCGCCGGCATCGCGGCCGCGGAGTACGCGCTGGCGCACGAGCACGTCGAGCTGCCGGCGGAACCCACCAAGCTGGTGGAAGAGCAGCTGGCGGGCCTGCTGTCGGAGCACGGCGACGAGCGCGTCGCCGACATCCGCAAGGAAATGCAGCAGACGATGGACTCGCACGCGTCGGTGTACCGGACCGAGGACACGCTGAAGCAGGCGCTGACCGACGTCCAGGCGCTGAAGGCGCGTTACCAGCGGATCACCGTGGCGGACAAGGGCAAGCGGTACAACACCGACCTGCTCGAGGCCGTCGAGCTGGGCTTCCTGCTGGAGCTGGCCGAGGTGCTGGTCGTGGGCGCGATCGCCCGCAAGGAGTCCCGCGGCGGCCACGCGCGCGAGGACTACCCGACCCGCGACGACACGAACTTCATGCGCCACACCATGGCCTACAAGCAGGGCGCCGAGCTGGCCTCGGACATCCGCCTGGACTACAAGCCCGTGACCTTCACCCGCTATGAGCCGATGGAGCGGAAGTACTGA
- a CDS encoding succinate dehydrogenase hydrophobic membrane anchor subunit, which produces MADLALANPRAPKRPAARRSNFELYSWLFMRISGLALIILVLGHLLIMNILDGGVHRINWGFVAGRWASPFWQFWDLAMLWLAEIHGGNGLRTIIDDYARKDSTRFWLKILLYVSMALILAVGTMVIFTFDPNMPAN; this is translated from the coding sequence ATGGCCGACCTCGCCCTCGCGAACCCCCGCGCGCCGAAGCGTCCCGCCGCCCGCCGGAGCAACTTCGAGCTCTACAGCTGGCTGTTCATGCGGATCTCCGGCCTCGCGCTGATCATCCTGGTGCTGGGCCACCTGCTGATCATGAACATCCTCGACGGCGGTGTGCACCGCATCAACTGGGGCTTCGTCGCCGGTCGCTGGGCCTCGCCGTTCTGGCAGTTCTGGGACCTGGCCATGCTCTGGCTGGCCGAGATCCACGGCGGCAACGGGCTGCGCACCATCATCGACGACTACGCGCGCAAGGACAGCACGCGGTTCTGGCTGAAGATCCTGCTCTACGTGTCCATGGCGCTGATCCTGGCCGTCGGCACGATGGTGATCTTCACCTTCGACCCGAACATGCCCGCGAACTGA
- the sdhC gene encoding succinate dehydrogenase, cytochrome b556 subunit: MSTTASTATSAEASDRAGASRRQGTFYRGDPGMWSWVLHRITGVLTFFFLFVHVLDTALVRVSPNTYDQVIETYKTPIVNLLEVGLVGAVLFHALNGIRVMLVDFWSKGPKLQKAMLWVIGVVWVVVMVPGAFFMLKRTVETLFGGN; encoded by the coding sequence ATGTCCACCACGGCGAGCACTGCCACCTCGGCAGAGGCGAGCGATCGGGCGGGTGCCTCACGCCGGCAGGGGACCTTCTACCGGGGCGACCCCGGCATGTGGTCCTGGGTGCTGCACCGCATCACCGGCGTGCTCACATTCTTCTTCCTCTTCGTGCACGTGCTCGACACCGCGCTGGTGCGCGTGTCGCCGAACACCTACGACCAGGTCATCGAGACGTACAAGACCCCGATCGTCAACCTCCTCGAGGTCGGCCTGGTCGGCGCGGTCCTGTTCCACGCGCTCAACGGCATCCGCGTCATGCTGGTCGACTTCTGGTCGAAGGGCCCGAAGCTGCAGAAGGCCATGCTCTGGGTGATCGGCGTGGTCTGGGTCGTCGTGATGGTCCCCGGTGCGTTCTTCATGCTGAAGCGCACCGTCGAAACGCTCTTCGGGGGTAACTGA